One segment of Methanothermobacter sp. DNA contains the following:
- a CDS encoding histidinol phosphate phosphatase domain-containing protein — MRNRIDLHTHSLLSDGELLPSELARRACVLGHEAIAITDHIDASNINTITSLIDAVEDIGDNWDIRVIPGAEITHAPVEIIEKLAVRARRLGAEIIVVHGETIVEPVIPGTNHAAVSCPEVDILAHPGLITVDDAELARENGVTLEISARKGHCLGNGHVASVAREVGVPVVIDTDTHAPGDLLDYDMARRVGLGAGLDESEVEEALVKNPKKLLKGNGII; from the coding sequence ATCAGAAACAGGATTGATCTTCACACCCACAGTCTCCTGAGTGACGGTGAGCTCCTGCCATCTGAACTTGCAAGGAGGGCATGTGTCCTGGGACATGAGGCCATAGCCATCACAGACCACATAGATGCCTCGAATATAAACACCATAACATCCCTCATAGACGCGGTTGAGGATATCGGAGATAACTGGGACATCAGGGTCATACCGGGGGCTGAGATAACACATGCACCTGTTGAGATAATTGAAAAACTTGCTGTGAGGGCACGGCGTCTTGGGGCTGAGATCATAGTTGTGCACGGGGAAACAATCGTTGAACCTGTGATTCCCGGCACCAATCATGCGGCTGTTAGCTGCCCGGAGGTTGATATACTGGCCCACCCTGGCCTCATAACGGTGGATGATGCTGAACTTGCCCGTGAGAATGGTGTTACACTTGAGATAAGCGCAAGGAAGGGGCACTGCCTGGGTAACGGGCATGTTGCGAGTGTTGCCCGTGAGGTGGGGGTTCCGGTTGTCATTGACACCGACACCCATGCACCGGGTGACCTCCTTGACTATGACATGGCACGCCGGGTGGGTCTTGGAGCTGGACTTGATGAATCAGAGGTTGAAGAAGCCCTTGTTAAGAACCCTAAAAAACTTCTTAAGGGTAATGGCATTATATGA
- a CDS encoding pantoate kinase — MKPSVFVPAHITGFFEVVRAADPLRTGSRGAGVVLDRGVETSIKVRSSEDKTVVRVNGKREHGESVSLRSIEILREITGFREGVSIHHRVDVPIGCGFGVSAACALGSVLAAVRELELPVTVNTAGSVAHRAEVELGTGLGDLIAEMTGGIVIRTREGPPGYGRTDQITDRGLYVLTETLGELDTASVIGDEAKVGAINRMGAGMIRRLLREPTPRMFMELSREFATGTSLITQELREPMEALSEGTLGASMAMLGNTVFALSADPDAGGDDVYGIDFSGARFL; from the coding sequence ATGAAGCCCTCAGTCTTTGTTCCAGCACATATAACCGGATTCTTTGAGGTTGTAAGGGCCGCTGATCCCCTGAGAACCGGTTCCAGGGGTGCAGGGGTCGTCCTTGACCGGGGAGTTGAAACCTCAATAAAGGTCAGGAGTTCCGAAGATAAAACGGTTGTTAGGGTCAACGGGAAGAGAGAACACGGGGAATCAGTTAGCCTGCGTTCCATTGAAATCCTCAGGGAAATAACAGGATTCAGGGAGGGTGTGAGCATACACCACAGGGTTGATGTCCCCATAGGGTGTGGTTTTGGGGTATCAGCTGCCTGCGCCCTGGGGAGCGTCCTTGCAGCTGTAAGGGAACTTGAACTCCCTGTCACGGTCAACACTGCAGGTTCAGTGGCCCACAGGGCAGAGGTGGAACTTGGAACAGGACTGGGTGACCTGATAGCCGAGATGACCGGCGGGATAGTCATAAGAACCAGGGAGGGCCCGCCTGGATACGGCAGGACAGACCAGATCACTGACAGGGGCCTGTATGTCTTAACAGAGACCCTGGGGGAGCTTGACACGGCATCGGTCATCGGTGACGAAGCAAAGGTTGGTGCGATAAACCGGATGGGTGCCGGGATGATCCGGAGGCTCCTCAGGGAGCCGACACCCAGGATGTTCATGGAACTCTCCCGTGAGTTTGCCACAGGAACCTCACTCATAACCCAGGAACTCAGAGAACCCATGGAGGCCCTCTCTGAGGGGACACTGGGGGCATCCATGGCAATGCTGGGTAACACGGTATTTGCACTGTCAGCGGACCCTGATGCCGGGGGCGATGACGTGTATGGAATTGACTTTTCAGGTGCAAGGTTTCTGTGA
- a CDS encoding 3-dehydroquinate synthase II, translating to MKFAWLMAPDTYWDEKKAFITAALESGIDHIVDTSDAERIKKLGNLTLISPEEEADIVLIGRDGEGDGTLELPETLDYSRDLEMAAELKSGGKEVAAYVEIRSKAHEELARKLGRIVDYLILVGEDWKIIPLENIIADLQEEDVKLVAAAADADEARVALETLEHGTDGVLIEPADISQIKAIAELLEEIESETYELKPATVTRVEPLGSGDRVCVDTCSMMDVGEGMLVGSYSQGLFLVHSESLESEYVASRPFRVNAGPVQAYVMIPGGRTKYLSELETGDEVLIVDRNGRSRTAVVGRVKIEKRPLMLVEAEYEGVRVRTLLQNAETIRLVNDRGEPVSVSELSEGDKVLVYFEDSARHFGMAITETIIEK from the coding sequence ATGAAATTCGCATGGCTGATGGCCCCAGACACCTACTGGGATGAGAAGAAGGCCTTCATAACAGCAGCCCTCGAATCAGGGATAGACCACATCGTGGACACCTCTGATGCCGAGAGGATAAAGAAACTTGGAAACCTCACCCTGATATCCCCTGAGGAAGAGGCAGACATAGTACTCATTGGAAGGGACGGTGAGGGCGACGGAACCCTGGAACTCCCCGAGACCCTTGATTACTCAAGGGACCTTGAAATGGCAGCTGAGCTTAAATCCGGGGGTAAGGAGGTTGCGGCCTACGTTGAGATAAGGAGCAAGGCCCACGAGGAACTTGCAAGAAAACTGGGCCGCATCGTGGACTACCTCATACTCGTTGGGGAGGACTGGAAGATCATCCCCCTTGAGAACATAATAGCGGATCTCCAGGAGGAGGACGTTAAACTGGTCGCGGCGGCGGCAGATGCCGATGAGGCGAGGGTAGCCCTTGAGACCCTTGAACACGGAACCGACGGCGTACTCATAGAACCCGCGGACATCTCACAGATAAAGGCCATAGCAGAGCTCCTTGAGGAGATCGAAAGTGAAACCTATGAACTCAAACCCGCCACGGTCACCAGGGTTGAGCCCCTGGGCTCCGGTGACAGGGTCTGCGTGGACACCTGCTCAATGATGGACGTCGGTGAGGGTATGCTGGTGGGCAGCTACTCACAGGGTCTCTTCCTGGTGCACAGCGAGTCCCTTGAAAGCGAGTATGTGGCCTCAAGGCCCTTCCGCGTGAACGCCGGACCTGTCCAGGCCTACGTCATGATACCCGGTGGCAGGACAAAGTACCTCTCTGAACTTGAAACCGGTGATGAGGTCCTCATCGTTGACCGGAATGGGAGGTCAAGGACCGCGGTTGTCGGAAGGGTTAAAATCGAGAAGAGGCCCCTGATGCTTGTTGAGGCAGAGTACGAGGGCGTGAGGGTCAGGACGCTCCTGCAGAACGCAGAGACAATAAGGCTGGTGAATGATAGGGGAGAACCTGTATCTGTCAGTGAGCTCAGTGAGGGTGATAAGGTCCTTGTCTACTTCGAGGACTCTGCAAGGCACTTCGGTATGGCCATAACAGAGACCATAATCGAGAAATGA
- a CDS encoding 2-amino-3,7-dideoxy-D-threo-hept-6-ulosonate synthase → MIGKRIRIERIINRKTDRTVIVPLDHGVSIGPVKGIIDMAGTIDEVASGGANAVLMHKGMVRSGHRGYGRDIGLIIHLSASTGLGPDPNHKVLVTSVEKALKLGADAVSVHVNVGSEREPEMLIKLGTVAEICDDWGMPLIAMMYPRGDRIKDEHDPEVVKLAARAGAELGADIIKTNYTGDPDTFREVVKGCPVPVVIAGGPKIETEEELLQMVRDSVDAGGAGVAIGRNIFQADSPADMTRAIAGIVHDGLEVEDAVRILRGGD, encoded by the coding sequence ATGATAGGCAAAAGGATTAGAATTGAGAGGATAATAAACAGGAAGACCGACAGGACTGTCATAGTACCCCTTGACCATGGTGTCTCAATTGGACCCGTTAAGGGGATAATAGATATGGCAGGGACCATCGATGAGGTGGCAAGCGGCGGAGCCAACGCCGTCCTCATGCACAAGGGGATGGTGAGGAGCGGACACAGGGGGTACGGGAGGGATATCGGCCTCATAATACACCTATCCGCAAGCACGGGCCTCGGCCCTGACCCCAACCATAAGGTGCTTGTCACCTCGGTTGAGAAGGCCCTCAAGCTGGGCGCCGATGCCGTATCAGTCCACGTGAACGTGGGATCCGAGAGGGAGCCGGAGATGCTCATAAAGCTCGGTACCGTGGCTGAAATCTGTGATGACTGGGGAATGCCACTCATAGCCATGATGTACCCCAGGGGTGACAGGATAAAGGACGAGCACGACCCTGAGGTTGTTAAACTTGCAGCGCGTGCAGGTGCAGAGCTGGGTGCAGATATAATAAAGACCAACTACACAGGTGACCCTGACACCTTCAGGGAGGTTGTGAAGGGCTGCCCTGTCCCTGTGGTGATAGCAGGGGGCCCAAAGATTGAAACAGAGGAGGAACTACTCCAGATGGTCAGGGACTCCGTTGATGCAGGTGGTGCCGGTGTAGCCATTGGAAGGAACATCTTCCAGGCCGATTCACCTGCAGATATGACCCGGGCCATTGCAGGTATCGTTCATGACGGCCTTGAAGTTGAGGATGCCGTCAGGATACTCAGGGGTGGCGACTGA
- a CDS encoding trans-aconitate 2-methyltransferase → MIRLVYDINIYRDVLRDVLRPGDTVVELGCHIGNSTRIISDLVPGGRVVAVDNSPEAVDVMEALSRERDNVEFISGDVRLHETLEEVCSMIESCDVLSVDLGGGYHPDTTFKVYFIWSSTLKPGASIIRNRGLLDFVCSSITEESFTSGYGWLESSGDAGIPPRLREFKLWSSKIYKEGAHDRQKD, encoded by the coding sequence ATGATAAGACTGGTGTATGATATAAACATCTACCGGGACGTCCTCAGGGATGTCCTGAGGCCCGGGGACACCGTTGTTGAACTGGGGTGTCACATAGGGAATTCAACACGCATAATATCTGACCTTGTGCCGGGTGGCAGGGTGGTGGCGGTTGATAACAGCCCAGAGGCGGTTGATGTTATGGAGGCCCTGAGCAGGGAGAGGGATAATGTTGAATTCATATCAGGGGATGTTCGCCTCCATGAAACCCTTGAAGAGGTCTGCAGTATGATTGAATCCTGTGATGTGCTCAGCGTTGACCTTGGAGGGGGTTATCATCCAGATACAACCTTCAAGGTGTACTTCATATGGTCATCCACACTCAAACCAGGGGCCTCAATCATAAGGAACCGGGGTCTCCTGGACTTTGTATGCTCATCCATCACCGAAGAGTCATTCACCTCAGGGTATGGATGGCTTGAGTCAAGTGGGGACGCTGGAATCCCACCACGGCTCAGGGAATTTAAACTCTGGTCCAGTAAAATCTACAAGGAGGGTGCCCATGATAGGCAAAAGGATTAG